A single genomic interval of Centropristis striata isolate RG_2023a ecotype Rhode Island chromosome 8, C.striata_1.0, whole genome shotgun sequence harbors:
- the uts2r3 gene encoding urotensin-2 receptor, with amino-acid sequence MDHSGSLPPPSPYTFAIIPNSSVPSSSPAISPSPSLASTALFCSLLSLLSLLGITGNLYTMGLLLRRRRSRRRRGAGPNCCLMRVPVPSCLANSSPSSSPISSSSPSSSLHLQVLSLALADLLYLFTAPFIVYDSLASGWAFGEPGCRLLLSLDLLTMHASIFTLTAMSLDRYRAVAHPLHTSSSNSSSLLRVGLAWGLAVALSLPMMITLHLEDGENQEGQLCVPAWDEQSSKAYLSVLFCTSILGPGLAIGALYATLGRLYWVSQTRPAWASGSTACPPRAPKPKVLLLILGIVLAFWACFLPFWIWQLLPLYQPDMLRTVPVGTQVTVNRILTGLTYGNSCVNPFFYTLLTGKRRRNRQTLTSANQLCRKSSPLQ; translated from the coding sequence ATGGATCATTCAGGCTCTTTGCCTCCTCCATCCCCATACACCTTCGCTATTATCCCCAACTCCTCTGTGCCCTCTTCCTCTCCCGCCATCTCTCCATCACCCAGCCTGGCGTCCACGGCTCTCTTCtgctccctcctctccctcctctccctgctGGGCATCACAGGAAACCTGTACACTATGGGCCTCCTTCTGAGACGCAGGAGAAGCAGGAGAAGACGTGGAGCAGGACCAAACTGCTGCCTGATGCGAGTCCCTGTACCGTCCTGCCTCGCCAactcctccccttcctcctcccccatctcctcttcctccccctcctcctctcttcacctccaGGTGCTGAGCCTGGCTCTTGCCGACCTGCTCTACCTTTTCACCGCTCCCTTCATCGTGTACGACAGCCTGGCGTCCGGCTGGGCCTTCGGTGAGCCGGGCTGCCGTCTCCTCCTGAGCCTCGACCTCCTCACCATGCACGCCTCCATCTTCACCCTCACCGCCATGAGTCTGGACCGCTACCGGGCTGTGGCCCATCCCCtgcacacctcctcctccaactcGTCCAGCCTGCTGCGTGTGGGCCTGGCCTGGGGGCTGGCGGTGGCTCTTAGTCTGCCAATGATGATCACGCTGCACCTGGAGGACGGGGAGAACCAGGAGGGACAGCTGTGTGTGCCGGCGTGGGACGAGCAGAGCTCCAAGGCGTATCTGAGCGTGCTTTTCTGCACCAGCATTCTTGGTCCTGGTCTGGCCATTGGGGCCCTTTATGCAACTCTGGGCCGGCTCTACTGGGTGTCTCAGACCAGGCCGGCCTGGGCCAGTGGCAGTACTGCTTGCCCTCCTCGTGCCCCCAAACCCAAAGTCCTGCTCCTCATCCTGGGTATTGTCCTGGCCTTCTGGGCCTGCTTCCTCCCTTTCTGGATCTGGCAGCTGCTGCCTCTCTACCAGCCCGACATGCTGCGGACAGTACCGGTCGGGACGCAGGTGACGGTGAATCGTATCCTCACAGGGCTGACGTATGGGAACTCTTGTGTGAATCCGTTCTTCTACACACTATTGACTGGAAAACGACGACGCAACCGGCAGACGCTGACATCAGCAAACCAGCTCTGCCGTAAGAGCAGTCCGctgcagtag